Genomic window (Nicotiana sylvestris chromosome 7, ASM39365v2, whole genome shotgun sequence):
ggcacatATAGCCCCTGCAAAGAGACTTTTGGCCAGAGATATTCGGAGACTAGAAGATACATGTATCAGATTTAGTGTCGGAAATTCAGAGGCATTGTTGGCTTGTGTTCAGGCTAAGTCTTCATTAGTTGAACGCATTAAGGCCACCCAATATGAGGATGAACGATTATGCAAATATAGAGATGGGGCCTTAGCTGGTAAAAGCAAGGATATGATTGTTGAAAGTGATGGTGTTCTTCGAATGGGTGACAGGCTATGT
Coding sequences:
- the LOC138873755 gene encoding uncharacterized protein → MELLKDYDCSILYHPGKANVVADALSRKSMGSLAHIAPAKRLLARDIRRLEDTCIRFSVGNSEALLACVQAKSSLVERIKATQYEDERLCKYRDGALAGKSKDMIVESDGVLRMGDRLCLADVDGLRHAILKEAHNTEYTIHPGSTKMYHDLK